One window of the Deltaproteobacteria bacterium genome contains the following:
- the gmhB gene encoding D-glycero-beta-D-manno-heptose 1,7-bisphosphate 7-phosphatase, producing the protein MEQFRKLKTIFLDRDGVINRDRADYVKSAPEFDWIPGSLDAVKLLTLRGFRIVVITNQSVINRKMLSEAELREIHEKMARAAVAHGGKIEAVYYCPHVPEDGCSCRKPEPGLIYRAQAEHGLNLSEACMIGDSFKDIQCARRAGCGAAILVRTGHGVEAERLCREDGMVPDYVADDLLAAVKWLIGESSCKA; encoded by the coding sequence ATGGAACAATTTCGTAAGTTGAAGACAATTTTTCTGGACAGAGACGGGGTGATCAACCGGGATCGCGCTGACTATGTCAAAAGCGCGCCTGAGTTCGACTGGATACCGGGAAGCCTTGATGCCGTGAAGTTGTTAACCCTTCGCGGGTTCCGCATTGTTGTAATCACTAACCAGTCAGTGATCAATCGAAAAATGCTTAGCGAGGCCGAACTCAGAGAGATACATGAGAAGATGGCAAGGGCCGCAGTCGCCCACGGCGGCAAGATAGAGGCGGTCTATTATTGTCCCCATGTTCCTGAGGACGGCTGCAGTTGCCGAAAGCCGGAACCCGGATTGATCTACCGGGCGCAAGCTGAGCACGGGCTGAACTTGTCTGAGGCGTGCATGATTGGTGACAGTTTCAAAGACATCCAGTGCGCCCGCCGGGCGGGGTGTGGGGCGGCCATACTCGTTCGCACGGGCCATGGTGTGGAGGCCGAACGTCTGTGCCGGGAAGATGGCATGGTCCCGGATTACGTAGCGGATGATCTTCTGGCTGCTGTCAAATGGCTGATTGGTGAAAGCTCATGCAAGGCCTAG
- a CDS encoding septal ring lytic transglycosylase RlpA family protein, whose product MLEERTVPSKFFPKHHTLPFALYISLFFLFGCATPEKEPPYLPGYPAAYKIGKKWYQPAKHARGFRERGVGSWYGKKFHGRKTSTGETYNMYGVTAAHKTLPFGTHVKVHNLRNGKKIVVRINDRGPFVRGRIIDLSYGAAKKIGLVGPGTAPVEIVALGTPKKMAAKADGKPTYVPGNYYVGDFAVQVGAFKERANALKIKDRLVPAYKDVHIVAYESKEGTFYRVRVARCTTLDQAREYEKMLEADGFPEAIVVAR is encoded by the coding sequence ATGCTTGAGGAAAGAACCGTGCCGTCAAAATTTTTTCCTAAGCACCATACCCTGCCATTTGCATTATATATTTCCCTATTTTTCTTGTTCGGCTGTGCCACGCCGGAAAAAGAACCCCCTTACCTTCCGGGTTATCCCGCCGCGTACAAGATTGGTAAAAAATGGTATCAACCCGCAAAACATGCTCGTGGTTTTCGAGAGCGGGGGGTTGGTTCGTGGTACGGGAAGAAGTTTCACGGCCGAAAGACATCCACCGGCGAGACCTATAACATGTATGGCGTGACGGCTGCGCACAAAACCCTGCCTTTTGGAACTCACGTGAAGGTGCATAACTTAAGGAACGGGAAAAAAATAGTGGTGAGAATAAACGACCGGGGGCCCTTTGTCCGTGGCCGGATCATTGACCTGTCATACGGCGCCGCCAAAAAGATTGGATTGGTGGGCCCGGGAACAGCGCCTGTGGAGATTGTGGCATTGGGGACACCGAAAAAAATGGCGGCAAAGGCCGATGGCAAACCGACTTATGTGCCGGGCAATTACTATGTTGGGGATTTTGCGGTTCAGGTTGGCGCATTCAAAGAGAGGGCTAACGCTCTAAAGATAAAAGACAGACTGGTTCCGGCGTATAAGGACGTCCATATTGTTGCATACGAGAGCAAGGAGGGGACATTCTACAGGGTTCGTGTTGCACGGTGCACAACCCTGGATCAGGCCAGGGAGTACGAAAAAATGCTGGAAGCCGATGGATTCCCGGAGGCCATTGTAGTAGCTCGCTAG